The Lactuca sativa cultivar Salinas chromosome 2, Lsat_Salinas_v11, whole genome shotgun sequence genome includes a window with the following:
- the LOC111899996 gene encoding uncharacterized protein LOC111899996 gives MSSSKRPSKEKTPVRNTNTPIHSFDQPIFSPSYYHYGGMFPSFPQRPGQPHPQTPPLPQPDPDFNSFDFLSQPEFVQQTQTQPETVVFDSEPEFVTETQLTRAATKRKEKAEARCWEPLEALVLAQSWIDISEDVTVGKYQKHDRFWIRVLHRFHKGMNRGEYRSKHQVYSKWGKMNKEVMLFNDLWNNMKRQWKSGESDEVILKKALKVYQKENLKAFKFLEVWNFLKDNRIWLSSKTSDQHIDSGSKRSRTSESDHTTSDARVQFDLNEDEPVPVSPPSRPLGRDKSKKQRQRQSVGFR, from the coding sequence atgTCTTCTTCCAAAAGACCTAGCAAAGAAAAAACACCAGTCAGAAACACCAACACCCCAATACATTCATTTGATCAACCGATTTTCTCACCTTCGTATTACCACTATGGCGGTATGTTTCCTTCTTTTCCACAACGACCAGGGCAACCACATCCACAaacaccaccactaccacaaccCGACCCGGATTTTAATTCATTTGATTTTTTGTCCCAACCCGAGTTTGTtcaacaaacacaaacacaaccaGAAACAGTTGTTTTTGATTCTGAACCGGAATTCGTTACAGAAACTCAGCTCACTCGAGCAGCGactaaaagaaaagagaaggcgGAGGCTAGATGTTGGGAACCTTTGGAAGCGTTAGTGTTGGCACAATCTTGGATCGATATTTCAGAAGATGTGACGGTTGGAAAATACCAAAAGCATGACCGCTTTTGGATTCGCGTTTTACACAGGTTCCATAAAGGAATGAACCGTGGAGAATACCGTTCAAAACATCAAGTGTACTCCAAATGGGGGAAGATGAACAAGGAAGTCATGTTGTTTAATGACTTGTGGAATAACATGAAACGTCAATGGAAAAGTGGAGAAAGCGATGAAGTCATTTTGAAGAAAGCGTTGAAAGTGTATCAAAAAGAAAATCTGAAGGCTTTCAAATTTCTTGAAGTTTGGAATTTTTTGAAAGATAACAGGATATGGCTGAGTAGCAAAACATCTGACCAACATATCGACAGTGGGTCAAAACGCAGTAGAACATCTGAGTCCGACCACACTACATCAGATGCTCGTGTTCAGTTTGATCTGAACGAAGATGAACCTGTTCCAGTTTCACCACCTTCCCGACCATTGGGAAGAGACAAATCAAAAAAGCAAAGGCAAAGGCAAAGCGTCGGATTCAGATGA
- the LOC111899993 gene encoding flowering time control protein FPA, with product MGPPVRPNKQSFGTANAIGKQNLFESSSDAMFNNLWVGNLAADVTDSDLRNLFEKHGAVDSVTCYPSRSYAFVNMKRPADAKRAKESLQGFVLRGSALKIDFAKPAKPCKSLWVSGISSSTTKEDLEEEFSKFGKFEDFKFLRDKNTAYIDYSRLDDASKALKMMHGKKRGGSVIRVDYLRSQPKRDQGPDFRDAKEGQHFRSMGPHDSPWLPPDSVKNYPDVSYYGPKRQQHNNILGMEGRKGDGEQPSNVLVISYPPIVHIDEQMLHNAMILFGEIDDITSFPSRHHYLVEFRSVEEAQLAKDGLQGRLFNDPRISIMFATNDQTPNKDIPGFHPHGIFNEPPPPQLDAYGHPVLIMPNRPYVGGGPFVPPDTFDPPEFPPMSMNMNPMGVGVGVPNWRRSSPTPNPSPGPWDVFDGTHLHREPKRLRTEGNIPLRDMNDHDPYAAAGGGGRHPPGCDYIWRGVIAKGGTPVCHARCVPIRDWIGYEIPEVVNCSARTGLDMLAKHYTDAIGFDIVFFLPDSEEDFASYTEFVRYLGDRNRAGVAKFDDGTTLFLVPPSDFLSNVLNVSGPERLYGVILKFPQPPPPPPPQYIDKQQIPPQTLQNDYNLIMPGGGEKLLQIDYSGVPLSHEDLKSPAPQPPPPQPQPQPVSSTLSLTPELIATLASLAKGKFNGAQQQPSTATSASASTVGPERPWEYEPEPSGHLMQQAQPQVPPGYGGQDVNFTMPQGQSGHFAVPSQQQYVPNFPQAGGYGFEQKPEALSQVYGGGNIYQPQSMGGEQKTDASLGSQIYGGGGNVYQPQNMGGGENSGGGGVQLPEQMQQLQSALYAASQQQPVADFDADKNERYQSTLQFATNLLLKIHQQQPGQGSGAGGSLH from the exons ATGGGGCCTCCTGTCAGACCGAACAAGCAGTCCTTCGGTACTGCTAATGCTATTGGGAAGCAAAACCTTTTCGAATCATCATCGGATGCCATGTTTAACAATCTATGGGTTGGCAATTTGGCCGCCGACGTTACAGATTCAGATTTGAGGAATCTATTTGAGAAACACGGTGCCGTTGATAGCGTTACCTGTTATCCCTCAAGGAGCTACGCCTTTGTCAACATGAAGCGTCCGGCGGATGCAAAAAGGGCCAAAGAGTCCCTTCAAGGCTTTGTTTTACGTGGGAGCGCGCTGAAGATTGATTTTGCCAAACCG GCTAAACCCTGCAAGAGTCTGTGGGTAAGTGGCATCAGCAGTTCCACTACCAAGGAAGATCTAGAGGAAGAATTTTCCAAATTTGGTAAATTTGAGGATTTCAAATTCCTAAGAGATAAGAATACAGCATACATTGATTATTCCAGACTAGATGATGCATCAAAGGCTCTTAAAATGATGCATGGCAAGAAAAGAGGGGGATCTGTCATTCGTGTCGACTATCTAAGATCTCAACCTAAAAGA GACCAGGGTCCTGATTTCCGTGATGCAAAGGAAGGACAGCATTTCAGAAGTATGGGTCCACATGATTCACCATGGTTACCTCCAGATAGTGTTAAAAATTACCCTGATGTTTCATATTATGGTCCCAAAAGGCAACAG CATAATAATATATTGGGCATGGAAGGTCGAAAAGGAGACGGAGAGCAACCAAGTAATGTTTTGGTAATATCATATCCTCCCATCGTTCACATCGACGAACAAATGTTACACAACGCCATGATTTTATTTGGTGAGATTGATGACATCACAAGCTTTCCTTCAAGACATCATTATCTTGTTGAATTCAGAAGCGTAGAAGAGGCACAGCTGGCTAAAGACGGACTCCAAGGCCGTTTGTTTAACGACCCCAGAATCTCAATCATGTTTGCAACCAACGATCAAACACCAAACAAAGATATCCCTGGGTTCCACCCTCATGGAATCTTTAATGAACCACCACCTCCACAGTTGGATGCATATGGTCACCCTGTATTAATAATGCCTAATAGGCCTTATGTAGGAGGAGGACCTTTTGTCCCTCCAGACACGTTCGATCCTCCAGAGTTTCCTCCTATGAGTATGAATATGAATCCAATGGGTGTCGGTGTCGGTGTCCCTAACTGGAGAAGGTCTTCCCCTACCCCTAATCCGTCTCCTGGTCCATGGGATGTTTTTGATGGAACCCATTTGCATAGGGAACCTAAAAGACTAAGAACCGAGGGTAATATACCTTTGAGAGATATGAACGATCATGATCCATATGCTGCtgctggtggtggtggtagaCATCCTCCTGGTTGTGACTATATTTGGCGAGGCGTTATTGCTAAAGGTGGAACTCCTGTTTGTCATGCTCGTTGTGTCCCTATTAGAGACTGGATTGGATATGAGAT CCCAGAAGTGGTTAATTGCTCAGCCAGAACAGGATTAGATATGCTAGCAAAGCACTACACAGACGCAATCGGTTTCGATATCGTTTTCTTCTTGCCCGATAGTGAAGAAGACTTTGCTTCATATACAGAATTTGTACGTTACTTAGGTGACAGAAACCGGGCCGGGGTTGCTAAATTCGATGACGGAACTACCCTTTTCCTGGTCCCACCTTCGGATTTCCTttccaatgttttaaatgtttccgGCCCCGAACGTTTGTATGGAGTTATCCTCAAGTTcccccaaccaccaccaccaccaccacctcaataCATCGATAAGCAGCAGATCCCTCCTCAAACTCTTCAAAATGACTACAATTTAATCATGCCAGGTGGCGGGGAGAAGCTGCTCCAAATTGATTATAGCGGTGTCCCACTCTCACATGAAGACTTAAAGTCACCGGCTCCTCAACCGCCGCCaccacaaccacaaccacaaccgGTGTCATCTACGCTCTCTTTAACACCTGAACTTATCGCAACTCTCGCTTCTTTGGCCAAAGGAAAGTTTAACGGTGCCCAACAGCAACCTTCCACCGCCACGTCAGCATCAGCATCAACAGTGGGGCCCGAGAGACCATGGGAATATGAGCCTGAACCTAGTGGACATTTAATGCAACAAGCTCAGCCACAAGTTCCACCGGGATATGGTGGTCAAGATGTGAATTTCACCATGCCGCAAGGGCAATCTGGTCATTTTGCAGTTCCAAGCCAGCAGCAATACGTACCCAATTTCCCGCAGGCCGGTGGGTATGGATTTGAACAGAAGCCGGAAGCTTTAAGTCAGGTTTATGGTGGTGGTAACATTTATCAGCCACAAAGTATGGGAGGTGAACAAAAGACGGATGCATCCTTGGGAAGTCAGAtttatggtggtggtggtaatgTTTACCAACCACAGAATATGGGAGGAGGTGAGAactctggtggtggtggtgtgcaGCTGCCGGAGCAAATGCAGCAGCTTCAGTCTGCACTATATGCAGCGAGTCAACAGCAACCGGTGGCTGATTTTGATGCCGATAAAAACGAGAGATATCAGTCAACACTGCAGTTTGCTACCAATCTCCTCCTCAAAATACATCAGCAGCAGCCGGGGCAAGGTAGTGGTGCTGGTGGTTCTCTTCACTGA